One window of the Aquila chrysaetos chrysaetos chromosome 8, bAquChr1.4, whole genome shotgun sequence genome contains the following:
- the SLC35D3 gene encoding solute carrier family 35 member D3 produces the protein MGRWRGRARGVAVAVAHGLCSGSLNILLKFLLARYHFAFLTLLQCLSSAAAALGLEALRRRGLAALPPFGPRLARPFAAVAALATLQSTLTLWSLRGLSLPMYVVFKRCLPLVTLLTGALVLRDGMPSPGVLVAVLITTCGAALAGAGDLTGDAMGYVTGVLAVLIHAAYLVLIQKTSVDSEYGPLTAQYAIAVSATPFLIICSFASMDSINVWSFPGWKDPAMVCIFIACVLISCAMNFTTLHCTYINSAVTTSFVGVVKSIATITVGMVAFNDVEPTKLFIAGVVVNTLGSIIYCVAKYIETRRQGNYEDLEKEAGEEEGKRQAGDQALFAMEAITQEKGAEEAAVEASATGDSQVREEEKDGAEKPAKGLAVQGKATGLQEANRSSLKDAYLGVWRLVRGANYIKKDYLIENEELPNP, from the exons ATGGGCCggtggcggggccgggcgcggggcgTCGCGGTGGCGGTGGCGCACGGGCTGTGCTCGGGCTCGCTGAACATCCTGCTGAAGTTCCTGCTGGCCCGCTACCACTTCGCCTTCCTGACGCTGCTGCAGTGCCTcagcagcgcggcggcggcgctggggctggaggcgctgcggcggcgggggctggcGGCGCTGCCGCCCTTCGGGCCCCGCCTGGCGCGCCCCTTCGCCGCCGTGGCCGCCCTGGCCACGCTGCAGTCCACCCTCACCCTCTGGTCGCTGCGCGGCCTCAGCCTCCCCATGTACGTCGTCTTCAAGCGCTGCCTGCCCCTCGTCACCCTCCTCACCGGCGCCCTGGTGCTCCGCGACGGCATGCCCTCGCCCGGCGTCCTCGTCGCCGTCCTCATCACCACCTGCGGCGCCGCGCTGGCCG GAGCTGGTGACCTGACTGGTGATGCTATGGGCTATGTGACAGGCGTGCTGGCCGTGCTGATACATGCTGCCTACCTGGTGCTCATTCAGAAGACCAGTGTAGACAGTGAATACGGACCCCTGACAGCTCAGTATGCCATCGCTGTTTCAGCCACCCCTTTTCTCATCATCTGCTCCTTTGCCAGCATGGATTCCATCAACGTCTGGTCCTTCCCGGGGTGGAAGGACCCTGCCATGGTATGCATCTTTATCGCTTGCGTCCTGATTAGCTGTGCCATGAACTTTACCACCCTTCACTGCACTTACATTAACTCAGCTGTGACCACCAGCTTCGTAGGGGTGGTGAAGAGCATAGCAACCATCACAGTGGGCATGGTGGCATTCAATGATGTGGAGCCCACAAAGTTATTTATAGCCGGTGTTGTGGTCAACACCTTGGGGTCTATCATTTACTGCGTGGCCAAGTACATTGAGACCAGGCGGCAGGGCAATTACGAGGACCTGGAGAaagaagctggagaagaggaggggaaaaggcagGCTGGGGACCAAGCACTGTTTGCGATGGAGGCAATTACCCAGGAGAAGGGGGCTGAGgaagcagcagtggaagcaTCAGCCACGGGGGACAGCCAGgtcagagaggaagagaaggatggTGCTGAGAAACCTGCCAAGGGACTGGCGGTCCAGGGAAAAGCCACTGGCTTACAAGAAGCAAACAGGAGCTCGCTGAAGGATGCCTATCTTGGAGTATGGAGGTTGGTGAGGGGTGCTAATTATATAAAGAAGGATTATTTGATAGAGAATGAAGAGCTACCAAACCCTTAA